Proteins from one Gasterosteus aculeatus chromosome 11, fGasAcu3.hap1.1, whole genome shotgun sequence genomic window:
- the LOC120827567 gene encoding septin-9 isoform X7 translates to MSEAVVPDATVSPAAGGPYGEKAGGPGVDFSYVGIDAILEQMRRKAMKQGFELNIMVVGQSGLGKSTLMNTLFKSKVSRKSVLATAQEKIPKTIEIKSVSHDIEEKGVRMKLTVIDTPGFGDQINNENCWQPIMKFINDQYEAYLQEEININRKKRIPDSRVHCCIYFIPPTGHCLRPLDVEFMRRLSKVVNIVPVIAKADTLTLEERDFFKKKIREELRANGIDVYPQKEFDEDAEDRMINEKIREMIPFAVVGSDQEYQVNGRRLLGRKTKWGTIEVENIAHCEFAYLRDLLIRTHMQNIKDITSSIHYEMYRVRRLNENNTVVAHANGVPEHHLAAHEM, encoded by the exons ATGTCTGAGGCGGTGGTGCCTGATGCGACGGTGTCCCCAGCGGCCGGTGGGCCGTACGGGGAGAAGGCCGGGGGCCCCGGGGTGGACTTCAGCTACGTGGGCATCGACGCCATCCTGGAGCAGATGCGGAGGAAGGCCATGAAGCAGGGTTTCGAGCTCAACATCATGGTAGTGG GACAGAGTGGCCTAGGAAAGTCTACTCTGATGAACACCTTGTTTAAGTCTAAAGTGAGCCGTAAGTCGGTGCTGGCTACAGCGCAGGAGAAGATCCCCAAAACAATAGAAATAAAGTCCGTCAGTCATG ACATCGAAGAGAAGGGAGTGAGAATGAAGCTGACTGTCATTGACACACCGGGTTTTGGAGACCAGATCAACAATGAGAACTG CTGGCAGCCCATCATGAAGTTCATCAATGACCAGTACGAGGCgtacctgcaggaggagatcaACATCAACAGGAAGAAAAGGATTCCGGACTCCAGAGTCCACTGCTGCATATACTTCATCCCCCCGACCGGACACTG TCTGCGGCCTCTGGATGTAGAATTCATGAGACGTCTCAGTAAAGTGGTCAACATTGTCCCAGTCATTGCCAAGGCAGACACGCTCAccctggaggagagggacttCTTCAAAAAGAAG ATCAGGGAAGAGCTGCGAGCCAACGGGATCGACGTGTACCCTCAGAAGGAGTTTGACGAGGACGCCGAGGACCGAATGATAAACGAGAAGATCAGG GAGATGATCCCGTTTGCGGTGGTGGGCAGCGACCAGGAGTACCAGGTCAATGGCAGGAGGCTGCTGGGGAGGAAGACAAAGTGGGGAACCATTGAAG TCGAAAACATAGCCCACTGTGAGTTTGCCTATCTACGGGATCTCCTCATCAG GACCCACATGCAGAACATTAAGGACATCACCAGCAGCATCCACTACGAAATGTATCGCGTGAGGCGCCTCAACGAGAACAACACGGTGGTGGCTCACGCCAACGGCGTGCCGGAACATCACCTGGCCGCCCACGAGATGTAG
- the LOC120827567 gene encoding septin-9 isoform X6 produces the protein MRAASIGLEVNSSYSSSAMSEAVVPDATVSPAAGGPYGEKAGGPGVDFSYVGIDAILEQMRRKAMKQGFELNIMVVGQSGLGKSTLMNTLFKSKVSRKSVLATAQEKIPKTIEIKSVSHDIEEKGVRMKLTVIDTPGFGDQINNENCWQPIMKFINDQYEAYLQEEININRKKRIPDSRVHCCIYFIPPTGHCLRPLDVEFMRRLSKVVNIVPVIAKADTLTLEERDFFKKKIREELRANGIDVYPQKEFDEDAEDRMINEKIREMIPFAVVGSDQEYQVNGRRLLGRKTKWGTIEVENIAHCEFAYLRDLLIRTHMQNIKDITSSIHYEMYRVRRLNENNTVVAHANGVPEHHLAAHEM, from the exons ATGAGAGCTGCTTCCATAG GGCTGGAGGTGAATTCCAGCTACAGCAGCAGTGCCATGTCTGAGGCGGTGGTGCCTGATGCGACGGTGTCCCCAGCGGCCGGTGGGCCGTACGGGGAGAAGGCCGGGGGCCCCGGGGTGGACTTCAGCTACGTGGGCATCGACGCCATCCTGGAGCAGATGCGGAGGAAGGCCATGAAGCAGGGTTTCGAGCTCAACATCATGGTAGTGG GACAGAGTGGCCTAGGAAAGTCTACTCTGATGAACACCTTGTTTAAGTCTAAAGTGAGCCGTAAGTCGGTGCTGGCTACAGCGCAGGAGAAGATCCCCAAAACAATAGAAATAAAGTCCGTCAGTCATG ACATCGAAGAGAAGGGAGTGAGAATGAAGCTGACTGTCATTGACACACCGGGTTTTGGAGACCAGATCAACAATGAGAACTG CTGGCAGCCCATCATGAAGTTCATCAATGACCAGTACGAGGCgtacctgcaggaggagatcaACATCAACAGGAAGAAAAGGATTCCGGACTCCAGAGTCCACTGCTGCATATACTTCATCCCCCCGACCGGACACTG TCTGCGGCCTCTGGATGTAGAATTCATGAGACGTCTCAGTAAAGTGGTCAACATTGTCCCAGTCATTGCCAAGGCAGACACGCTCAccctggaggagagggacttCTTCAAAAAGAAG ATCAGGGAAGAGCTGCGAGCCAACGGGATCGACGTGTACCCTCAGAAGGAGTTTGACGAGGACGCCGAGGACCGAATGATAAACGAGAAGATCAGG GAGATGATCCCGTTTGCGGTGGTGGGCAGCGACCAGGAGTACCAGGTCAATGGCAGGAGGCTGCTGGGGAGGAAGACAAAGTGGGGAACCATTGAAG TCGAAAACATAGCCCACTGTGAGTTTGCCTATCTACGGGATCTCCTCATCAG GACCCACATGCAGAACATTAAGGACATCACCAGCAGCATCCACTACGAAATGTATCGCGTGAGGCGCCTCAACGAGAACAACACGGTGGTGGCTCACGCCAACGGCGTGCCGGAACATCACCTGGCCGCCCACGAGATGTAG
- the LOC144384536 gene encoding uncharacterized protein LOC144384536, with protein sequence MMARVDLLFTSGSAAHEELDSINDLKEIDFGQSVPNHSLLLLYWFANAVEIDENDDISLTFDPDSRAYGSHYYGNYEGLLDPLPRDKSYRYYTIGSLYQDSSMPLPPYVVRPLAGYVAGNRDRIIIRVRDPDTAQPRVDQVYITQHIVNQGEYDPDHTYSVTTDLLREIRRFSVGEKQQLLQLRNRFGSNADVSSIRNTWRELAGLGLLLFIVIKERSSFHQQNSSEIHNTPQNNYGPQNNSRSENNSEPLKNYGPPHDSEPLKNYGPPHDSEPLKNYGPQHDSQPPKNYGPQHDSQPPKNYGPQHDSQPPKNYGPPHDSEPLKNYGPQHDSEPLKNYGPQHDSEPLKNYGPQHDSQPPKNYGPPHDSQPPKNYGPPHDSQPPKNYGPPHDSQPPKNYGPPHDSQPPKNYGPPHDSQPPKNYGPPHDSQPPKNYGPPHDSQPPKNYGPPHDSQPPKNYGPPHDSQPPKNYGPPHDSEPLKNYGPPHDSQPPKNYGPPHDSQPPKNYGPPHDSQPPKNYGPPHDSQPPKNYGPPHDSQPPKNYGPPHDSQPPKNYGPPHDSEPLKNYGPENYKPQNNSRSENKYELLTYRPQNNFEPKITHEPGDVEANGDDDALIICIPIVLCLICLFIYFLKSLKIYITK encoded by the coding sequence ATGATGGCACGTGTAGATCTGCTCTTCACCTCAGGGTCGGCTGCACACGAAGAGCTTGATTCAATAAACGATTTAAAGGAAATCGACTTTGGTCAATCGGTGCCCAACCACAGTCTTCTGCTGCTCTACTGGTTTGCCAACGCAGTGGAAATCGACGAGAATGACGACATAAGCCTGACTTTTGACCCGGACAGTAGAGCTTACGGCTCGCATTATTATGGTAACTACGAGGGGCTGCTGGACCCGCTGCCTCGGGACAAATCATACCGGTACTACACTATAGGCAGTCTATATCAAGACAGTTCCATGCCACTTCCTCCTTACGTTGTCCGTCCACTGGCCGGGTACGTGGCAGGAAACAGGGACAGAATCATAATTAGGGTCAGGGACCCGGACACCGCTCAGCCGAGGGTAGACCAAGTGTACATCACCCAGCATATTGTAAATCAGGGGGAATATGATCCAGATCACACCTACAGCGTCACTACGGACCTTTTGAGAGAGATCAGACGGTTTTCTGTTggagaaaaacagcagctgTTGCAGCTCAGGAACCGCTTTGGAAGCAACGCGGACGTTTCCTCCATCAGAAACACGTGGCGTGAACTCGCTGGACTTGGACTGCTGCTGTTTATCGTGATCAAGGAAAGGTCCTCTTTTCACCAGCAAAACAGCTCGGAAATCCACAACACACCGCAAAACAACTACGGAccacaaaacaacagcagatCAGAAAACAACTCTGAACCCCTAAAGAACTACGGACCACCACACGACTCTGAACCCCTAAAGAACTACGGACCACCACACGACTCTGAACCCCTAAAGAACTACGGACCCCAACACGACTCTCAACCCCCAAAGAACTACGGTCCCCAACACGACTCTCAACCCCCAAAGAACTACGGTCCCCAACACGACTCTCAACCCCCAAAGAACTACGGTCCACCACACGACTCTGAACCCCTAAAGAACTACGGACCCCAACACGACTCTGAACCCCTAAAGAACTACGGACCCCAACACGACTCTGAACCCCTAAAGAACTACGGACCCCAACACGACTCTCAACCCCCAAAGAACTACGGTCCACCACACGACTCTCAACCCCCAAAGAACTACGGTCCACCACACGACTCTCAACCCCCAAAGAACTACGGTCCACCACACGACTCTCAACCCCCAAAGAACTACGGTCCACCACACGACTCTCAACCCCCAAAGAACTACGGTCCACCACACGACTCTCAACCCCCAAAGAACTACGGTCCACCACACGACTCTCAACCCCCAAAGAACTACGGTCCACCACACGACTCTCAACCCCCAAAGAACTACGGTCCACCACACGACTCTCAACCCCCGAAGAACTACGGTCCACCACACGACTCTCAACCCCCGAAGAACTACGGTCCACCACACGACTCTGAACCCCTGAAGAACTACGGTCCACCACACGACTCTCAACCCCCAAAGAACTACGGTCCACCACACGACTCTCAACCCCCAAAGAACTACGGTCCACCACACGACTCTCAACCCCCAAAGAACTACGGTCCACCACACGACTCTCAACCCCCAAAGAACTACGGTCCACCACACGACTCTCAACCCCCAAAGAACTACGGTCCACCACACGACTCTCAACCCCCAAAGAACTACGGTCCACCACACGACTCTGAACCCCTAAAGAACTACGGACCAGAAAACTACAAACCACAAAATAACAGCAGATCAGAAAACAAATATGAACTCTTAACCTACAGACCACAAAATAACTTTGAACCAAAAATCACCCACGAACCCGGAGACGTAGAAGCTAATGGGGATGATGACGCTTTAATAATCTGCATTCCTATCGttttgtgtttaatttgtttattcatttatttccttaAATCATTGAAGATTTATATAACAAAATAA
- the LOC120827567 gene encoding septin-9 isoform X5, with amino-acid sequence MGGRGQAGSFQSLSGVWPLTGALRFGRGRLSLSLSLSLSLTHTHTHTQFTHGLEVNSSYSSSAMSEAVVPDATVSPAAGGPYGEKAGGPGVDFSYVGIDAILEQMRRKAMKQGFELNIMVVGQSGLGKSTLMNTLFKSKVSRKSVLATAQEKIPKTIEIKSVSHDIEEKGVRMKLTVIDTPGFGDQINNENCWQPIMKFINDQYEAYLQEEININRKKRIPDSRVHCCIYFIPPTGHCLRPLDVEFMRRLSKVVNIVPVIAKADTLTLEERDFFKKKIREELRANGIDVYPQKEFDEDAEDRMINEKIREMIPFAVVGSDQEYQVNGRRLLGRKTKWGTIEVENIAHCEFAYLRDLLIRTHMQNIKDITSSIHYEMYRVRRLNENNTVVAHANGVPEHHLAAHEM; translated from the exons ATGGGCGGGAGGGGGCAGGCCGGGAGCTTCCAGAGCCTCAGCGGAGTTTGGCCTCTCACTGGAGCGCTGCGCTTTGGCCGGGgacgactctctctctctctctctctctctctctctctcacacacacacacacacatacacagttcACACACG GGCTGGAGGTGAATTCCAGCTACAGCAGCAGTGCCATGTCTGAGGCGGTGGTGCCTGATGCGACGGTGTCCCCAGCGGCCGGTGGGCCGTACGGGGAGAAGGCCGGGGGCCCCGGGGTGGACTTCAGCTACGTGGGCATCGACGCCATCCTGGAGCAGATGCGGAGGAAGGCCATGAAGCAGGGTTTCGAGCTCAACATCATGGTAGTGG GACAGAGTGGCCTAGGAAAGTCTACTCTGATGAACACCTTGTTTAAGTCTAAAGTGAGCCGTAAGTCGGTGCTGGCTACAGCGCAGGAGAAGATCCCCAAAACAATAGAAATAAAGTCCGTCAGTCATG ACATCGAAGAGAAGGGAGTGAGAATGAAGCTGACTGTCATTGACACACCGGGTTTTGGAGACCAGATCAACAATGAGAACTG CTGGCAGCCCATCATGAAGTTCATCAATGACCAGTACGAGGCgtacctgcaggaggagatcaACATCAACAGGAAGAAAAGGATTCCGGACTCCAGAGTCCACTGCTGCATATACTTCATCCCCCCGACCGGACACTG TCTGCGGCCTCTGGATGTAGAATTCATGAGACGTCTCAGTAAAGTGGTCAACATTGTCCCAGTCATTGCCAAGGCAGACACGCTCAccctggaggagagggacttCTTCAAAAAGAAG ATCAGGGAAGAGCTGCGAGCCAACGGGATCGACGTGTACCCTCAGAAGGAGTTTGACGAGGACGCCGAGGACCGAATGATAAACGAGAAGATCAGG GAGATGATCCCGTTTGCGGTGGTGGGCAGCGACCAGGAGTACCAGGTCAATGGCAGGAGGCTGCTGGGGAGGAAGACAAAGTGGGGAACCATTGAAG TCGAAAACATAGCCCACTGTGAGTTTGCCTATCTACGGGATCTCCTCATCAG GACCCACATGCAGAACATTAAGGACATCACCAGCAGCATCCACTACGAAATGTATCGCGTGAGGCGCCTCAACGAGAACAACACGGTGGTGGCTCACGCCAACGGCGTGCCGGAACATCACCTGGCCGCCCACGAGATGTAG